One window from the genome of Cyclobacterium amurskyense encodes:
- a CDS encoding alpha/beta fold hydrolase encodes MTKRIFIIILFLSSYHFTSAQDNNLQWLDIELSNYQYPYAVSYLPLNIQEQDLKMAYMDVKPDHYNGKNIVLLHGKNFNGAYWESTIEALTKEGYRVIVPDQIGFGKSSKPAYFHYTFQQLALNTKALLDSLNIKETAILGHSMGGMLATRFALMYPETTQKLILENPIGLEDWKLKVPYKPVEWWYQNELKKNYEGIKKYQLESYYDNQWKPEYDQWVNLLAGWTLNSSYEIIAWNAALTYDMIFTQPVVYEFEHISSPTLLIIGTRDRTALGKPLVADKVRETMGLYGELGKITQKKIPDAQLVELPGIGHMPHIENFNGFVGPLIGFLKE; translated from the coding sequence ATGACAAAAAGAATATTCATTATAATCCTGTTTTTGAGTAGTTACCATTTCACATCCGCTCAAGACAACAACTTGCAATGGTTAGACATTGAACTTTCAAATTATCAATATCCCTATGCGGTTTCCTACTTGCCATTGAACATTCAAGAACAAGATTTGAAGATGGCTTATATGGATGTGAAGCCAGATCATTATAATGGGAAAAATATTGTTTTATTACACGGCAAAAATTTCAATGGAGCTTACTGGGAAAGCACCATCGAAGCATTGACAAAGGAAGGCTATCGTGTGATTGTTCCTGATCAGATAGGCTTTGGGAAATCCTCAAAACCAGCTTATTTTCATTATACTTTCCAACAACTTGCACTAAACACAAAAGCTTTACTTGATTCATTAAATATAAAGGAAACAGCTATTTTAGGGCATTCTATGGGAGGAATGTTGGCCACTCGATTTGCTCTGATGTACCCTGAGACGACTCAAAAACTTATTTTAGAGAACCCCATTGGTCTTGAAGATTGGAAATTAAAGGTTCCTTATAAACCTGTTGAGTGGTGGTACCAAAATGAATTGAAAAAGAATTATGAAGGCATTAAAAAGTACCAGCTTGAAAGTTATTATGACAATCAGTGGAAACCAGAATACGACCAATGGGTCAACTTACTGGCAGGATGGACACTTAATTCATCCTACGAAATCATTGCCTGGAATGCGGCACTTACTTATGATATGATTTTTACTCAGCCAGTGGTTTATGAGTTTGAGCATATATCATCACCTACCCTATTGATCATTGGTACTAGAGACAGAACGGCACTTGGTAAACCTTTGGTAGCTGATAAAGTCAGGGAAACCATGGGTTTATACGGCGAATTGGGTAAAATTACCCAAAAGAAGATTCCCGATGCTCAGTTGGTTGAACTTCCAGGCATTGGTCATATGCCTCATATTGAAAATTTTAATGGGTTTGTTGGTCCACTGATTGGCTTCTTAAAAGAATGA
- the hxpB gene encoding hexitol phosphatase HxpB, whose translation MTISKAFIFDMDGVLVDSEGYWKQAEYEVFTSLGVEVTDEQADLTKSMTTLEVTQFWYERFPWGNVALEVVEQLVVSRVIALIESEDCLIDGVKSFIEKLKEKKYKIGLATNSPQRIIPVVLKKLDALHLFDVALSADSEIKGKPDPAIYFSAAEKLGANPEECIVIEDSYSGMLAAKNAGMKVIAFTNGSKTKDFQIADFHIDSFESDRMEF comes from the coding sequence ATGACCATTAGTAAAGCTTTTATTTTTGATATGGATGGCGTTTTAGTCGATTCAGAGGGGTATTGGAAGCAGGCAGAATATGAAGTGTTTACTTCTTTGGGTGTTGAGGTAACTGATGAACAAGCAGACCTAACAAAATCCATGACCACTTTAGAGGTTACCCAGTTTTGGTACGAGAGATTTCCTTGGGGAAATGTCGCTTTAGAAGTAGTAGAACAGCTTGTTGTGTCAAGGGTTATTGCGTTAATTGAGTCTGAAGATTGTCTGATTGATGGTGTGAAATCCTTTATCGAAAAGCTTAAAGAAAAAAAGTATAAGATTGGTTTGGCAACAAATTCACCTCAAAGGATTATCCCTGTAGTATTAAAAAAATTGGATGCTTTGCATTTATTTGATGTAGCCCTATCCGCAGACTCAGAAATAAAAGGTAAGCCAGATCCTGCAATTTATTTCAGCGCGGCTGAAAAGTTAGGTGCTAATCCGGAGGAGTGCATAGTAATAGAAGATTCCTATTCAGGGATGCTGGCTGCGAAAAATGCAGGAATGAAGGTTATTGCTTTTACAAATGGAAGCAAAACCAAAGATTTTCAAATAGCAGACTTTCATATAGACAGCTTTGAAAGTGATAGGATGGAATTTTAA
- a CDS encoding Ig-like domain-containing protein, with product MNSEKAFLCLWLFIGLSCFGCITEEDGKLDNNNPVIAIISPAIDQTYVAEWGGAWPEGEPVLLEAKGIDDVKVKSIQVTVSINIGDIVLNKVLENLSDNKLEFTFSESFTAEETGVYTVLFTVIDSSGNVGTSTARTFTYL from the coding sequence ATGAATTCAGAGAAAGCATTTTTATGTCTTTGGTTATTTATCGGGTTATCCTGTTTTGGATGCATTACAGAGGAAGATGGGAAATTGGACAATAACAATCCGGTCATTGCCATTATAAGTCCTGCAATAGATCAGACATACGTTGCCGAGTGGGGAGGTGCCTGGCCTGAAGGGGAACCTGTGCTACTTGAAGCCAAAGGGATTGATGATGTAAAGGTAAAGTCTATTCAGGTTACTGTTTCAATTAATATTGGAGATATTGTATTGAATAAGGTCCTTGAAAATCTGTCTGATAATAAATTGGAATTTACATTTTCGGAAAGTTTTACCGCTGAGGAAACAGGAGTTTATACGGTATTGTTTACTGTGATTGATTCCAGTGGAAATGTGGGGACTTCAACTGCCAGAACATTTACCTATTTATAA
- a CDS encoding Gfo/Idh/MocA family protein, protein MKNLRRDFLKKSVLAAGSLLTIPTIIPGSALGKNGFVAPSDRINLGFIGAGNQAGNDVKDFLADKRVQVTAVCDVNKKSSGYWNGKVAGRDYIMQVVDEHYSEKNKSSYQSAIGYTDFRELLENKDIDAVEVVTPDHWHSIPVMMAAAAGKHIYCQKPLSLTVEEGRAMSDAVKKYGVTFQTGSQQRSSYHFRRVCELARNGKLGDLHTVTCGLPGGTPDFGRTGHLTETIPVPKDFDYDMWLGPAPEAPFSPCRTHVNFRWNLDYSGGNVTDWGGHHPDIAQWGMGTELTGPVKIQNAQAVWSDHPVWNTATRFYFECIYENGLKLIIQSDKDMGVTFQGTEGSAWATRGDHKINPESLKDTVIGPDETQLYVSDNHFENFIDCIYSGEETVAPAEVGHRSITLAHLGNIAMMLEQDLLWDPKKEQFKDNFAANQLLMRKMREPWASIYRSLKV, encoded by the coding sequence ATGAAAAACTTGAGAAGAGATTTTTTAAAAAAATCAGTATTGGCGGCTGGCAGCCTTTTGACAATACCAACGATCATACCCGGATCGGCATTGGGTAAAAATGGCTTTGTGGCACCCTCAGATAGGATTAATCTGGGTTTTATTGGTGCCGGGAATCAGGCTGGAAATGATGTCAAAGACTTTTTAGCTGACAAGCGTGTTCAAGTGACGGCTGTTTGTGATGTCAATAAAAAAAGTTCAGGATATTGGAATGGCAAAGTTGCGGGGAGAGATTATATCATGCAAGTAGTGGATGAGCACTATTCAGAGAAAAACAAGTCCAGCTATCAATCTGCTATTGGCTATACTGATTTTAGAGAATTACTAGAAAACAAAGATATAGATGCTGTAGAAGTAGTCACTCCCGACCATTGGCATTCTATACCCGTGATGATGGCAGCTGCGGCGGGCAAACATATTTATTGCCAAAAGCCTCTTTCACTTACAGTAGAAGAAGGAAGGGCCATGAGTGATGCTGTCAAAAAATACGGTGTGACCTTTCAAACGGGCAGTCAGCAAAGATCCAGTTATCATTTCAGAAGGGTTTGTGAGCTGGCGAGAAATGGAAAGTTGGGAGATCTTCATACCGTCACTTGCGGACTTCCTGGGGGAACACCTGATTTTGGAAGAACAGGTCACTTGACAGAAACCATTCCAGTGCCCAAGGATTTTGATTATGACATGTGGCTAGGTCCTGCTCCTGAAGCACCCTTTAGTCCTTGTAGAACCCATGTAAACTTTCGTTGGAACCTGGACTACTCAGGTGGCAATGTCACAGATTGGGGAGGGCATCATCCCGACATTGCCCAGTGGGGAATGGGGACTGAACTCACTGGTCCGGTAAAAATTCAAAATGCCCAAGCGGTTTGGTCAGATCATCCGGTTTGGAATACGGCTACAAGGTTTTATTTTGAGTGCATTTATGAAAATGGGCTAAAGTTAATCATTCAGAGTGACAAAGACATGGGCGTGACTTTTCAGGGAACCGAAGGTTCGGCATGGGCTACAAGAGGAGACCATAAAATCAATCCTGAAAGTTTGAAGGACACCGTAATTGGACCTGATGAAACGCAACTGTATGTAAGCGATAACCATTTTGAAAATTTTATAGATTGCATTTATTCCGGTGAGGAAACAGTGGCTCCAGCAGAGGTAGGCCACCGGTCTATTACCCTTGCCCATTTGGGGAATATTGCCATGATGTTGGAGCAGGATCTGCTTTGGGATCCGAAAAAAGAACAGTTCAAAGATAATTTTGCAGCCAATCAGTTGCTTATGAGGAAAATGCGAGAGCCTTGGGCTTCTATTTATCGAAGTTTAAAAGTCTAA
- a CDS encoding uracil-DNA glycosylase family protein, translating into METLLKEIRACRICEKHLPLGPRPVLSAHSKSKILIVGQAPGTKVHVSGVPWDDVSGRNLRNWLDVDATLFYDPEVFGIVPMGFCYPGRGKGGDLPPRPECAPEWHADLFREMPAIQLVLLIGQYAQNYYLGKEKKKTLTETVRNYQNYLPKFFPLVHPSPRNRIWQMKNPWFEDEVVPALQNEVHALL; encoded by the coding sequence ATGGAAACGCTTCTTAAAGAAATCAGAGCTTGTAGAATTTGCGAAAAACACCTTCCTTTAGGCCCTCGGCCGGTTTTATCTGCGCATTCGAAGAGTAAAATTCTAATCGTAGGGCAGGCTCCGGGTACCAAGGTGCATGTCAGCGGTGTGCCCTGGGATGATGTTAGTGGTAGGAATCTCAGGAACTGGTTGGACGTTGACGCAACACTTTTTTATGACCCCGAAGTTTTCGGGATAGTACCCATGGGTTTTTGCTATCCTGGAAGGGGCAAGGGTGGGGATTTGCCTCCTAGACCCGAATGTGCACCCGAATGGCATGCGGATTTGTTTCGTGAGATGCCAGCCATTCAATTGGTATTGTTGATAGGGCAGTATGCACAAAATTATTACCTGGGAAAGGAGAAGAAGAAAACCTTGACCGAAACGGTAAGGAATTACCAAAATTACCTTCCAAAGTTTTTTCCTTTGGTGCACCCTTCGCCTAGGAATAGAATCTGGCAAATGAAAAACCCTTGGTTTGAAGATGAAGTGGTGCCCGCCTTGCAAAATGAAGTGCATGCGCTACTGTGA
- a CDS encoding cytochrome C oxidase subunit IV family protein — protein sequence MKNTQEITLFVLIGLTLLTAAAANFIGEKAAYLPLLIMGIAAIKFLLVAFQFMELKEAHRFWKILTAVVGVSLAFLIGVLA from the coding sequence ATGAAAAATACCCAGGAAATTACCTTGTTTGTTTTGATCGGATTAACCTTGCTTACAGCCGCTGCTGCAAATTTTATTGGTGAAAAGGCTGCCTATCTCCCTTTGCTTATAATGGGAATAGCAGCAATTAAATTCTTATTGGTTGCTTTTCAATTTATGGAGCTAAAAGAAGCCCATCGATTTTGGAAAATTCTCACGGCAGTAGTTGGTGTTTCTTTGGCCTTTTTAATAGGGGTTTTGGCCTAA
- a CDS encoding cytochrome c oxidase subunit 3 yields the protein MEQMQEKISFKNIYYPPGGIMLWIIIFLELGTFGLGLLGLAYYGALTPELFHEARMHLNTLLGTSNTLILLVSGYTMARAVAAFRSGDKQKAKWLIKITLIGGALFLALKSYEYYEKLASGLEMWDNMFYTFYWLLTGFHLVHVVVGMVILGYMSFKIDARKSPTDELDLESGAAFWHMCDLIWLLLFPSLYLIF from the coding sequence ATGGAGCAAATGCAGGAAAAAATTTCGTTTAAAAATATTTATTATCCTCCAGGTGGAATAATGCTCTGGATCATAATTTTTCTGGAACTAGGCACTTTCGGTCTTGGACTGTTAGGTTTGGCTTATTATGGCGCCCTGACTCCTGAGCTATTTCATGAAGCAAGAATGCATCTAAATACACTTTTAGGCACCAGCAATACTTTGATTTTATTGGTCAGTGGATACACCATGGCCAGGGCAGTGGCTGCTTTTAGAAGTGGAGACAAGCAAAAAGCCAAATGGTTGATAAAAATAACCCTAATTGGCGGGGCTTTATTTTTAGCATTGAAAAGCTATGAGTACTATGAGAAACTTGCTTCTGGATTAGAAATGTGGGACAATATGTTTTACACTTTTTATTGGTTACTCACCGGTTTTCACCTTGTGCATGTGGTGGTAGGGATGGTTATTTTAGGCTATATGTCTTTTAAAATAGATGCCAGAAAATCACCTACCGACGAGCTGGATCTGGAGTCAGGCGCAGCCTTTTGGCACATGTGTGACTTGATATGGCTATTGTTGTTTCCCTCACTTTATTTGATTTTCTAA
- a CDS encoding nitric oxide reductase activation protein NorD, producing MGFELDEWIYGKFVRYFKKSRLAAEERLENKVDLESIKPRLTFLARAITGKAITVFPAEREGGYKNESYFLPVSFALLPSWEENLFFYFYRIIFLSIQQDLGACWDKDVDDLTLSRQVAEQIAPEVLEKMEETYPAVFHFHNKAKDIFTQQTKPENPSDFTWLYGKWMCSIADSSKSPLENFDDQTKKGKETTPTTTLSARAVEEVKNLSLDKKQQEDYVLTHNFEKVETAEEANGVWRDFDGKDELEEHQEALEEINMRFTVRVDDTAHSVYQADFIENTTLAESASNDEKGLHLKYDEWDFKKQQYKIDFCKVYPRLQVQTDTQYYKRTIAKNASTLMGLRKMLTSVNNKMMQMRRQNQGEEFDIDALTDLYTDVHARKTPSENIYVSNRKKEKSISILLLLDVSLSSDGYAANSRVIDVEKEVSILFGEILHEFSIDFSIDSFYSKTRNYSTYLTLKDFDEPWEKAKHKIGSVEPQGYTRIGSALRHAGARLDDRDSRNKWVILISDGKPNDYDKYEGKYGIQDVKQALRELNERKINSYALAIEAQAKYYLPQMFGQNHYQILTSPVELMKSLVKLYEKIKHQ from the coding sequence ATGGGATTTGAGTTAGATGAATGGATTTATGGCAAGTTTGTCAGGTATTTCAAGAAAAGCAGACTTGCTGCTGAAGAAAGGCTGGAAAACAAGGTCGATCTTGAAAGTATCAAGCCTAGACTTACTTTTTTGGCCAGGGCGATTACAGGTAAAGCCATTACTGTTTTTCCTGCAGAGCGTGAGGGAGGATATAAAAATGAAAGCTATTTTCTACCGGTTTCGTTTGCCTTGCTTCCGTCTTGGGAGGAGAATTTATTCTTTTATTTTTATAGAATAATATTTTTAAGCATTCAGCAAGACCTGGGTGCCTGCTGGGACAAAGATGTGGATGACCTTACGCTATCCCGTCAAGTGGCTGAACAGATTGCCCCAGAGGTTTTGGAAAAGATGGAGGAGACCTATCCGGCTGTTTTTCATTTTCACAATAAGGCAAAAGATATTTTTACCCAACAAACCAAACCAGAAAACCCCTCAGATTTCACCTGGTTGTACGGCAAATGGATGTGTAGTATAGCGGATTCATCAAAAAGCCCATTAGAGAATTTTGATGATCAAACGAAAAAGGGTAAAGAAACGACCCCAACTACTACCTTGAGTGCTCGTGCCGTAGAGGAGGTCAAGAATTTGAGTCTGGATAAAAAGCAGCAGGAGGATTATGTATTGACCCATAACTTTGAGAAAGTTGAAACGGCAGAAGAAGCAAATGGGGTGTGGAGAGATTTTGATGGCAAGGATGAACTGGAAGAGCATCAGGAGGCCTTGGAGGAAATTAATATGCGATTTACTGTGCGTGTGGATGATACAGCTCATTCGGTCTATCAAGCAGATTTTATAGAAAATACCACCCTAGCAGAAAGTGCTTCAAATGACGAGAAGGGCTTGCACTTAAAATACGATGAATGGGATTTTAAAAAGCAACAATACAAAATAGACTTTTGTAAAGTCTATCCAAGATTGCAGGTGCAGACAGACACTCAATATTACAAAAGAACAATTGCCAAAAATGCTTCCACCTTGATGGGTTTGAGGAAAATGCTCACCTCTGTCAATAATAAAATGATGCAAATGAGGAGGCAAAATCAAGGAGAAGAATTTGATATTGATGCATTGACGGATCTTTATACTGATGTGCATGCGCGAAAGACACCTTCTGAAAACATTTATGTCTCCAATCGAAAAAAAGAAAAGAGCATCTCTATTCTATTGCTACTTGATGTGAGTCTTTCCAGTGATGGTTATGCTGCCAATAGCCGTGTTATTGATGTTGAAAAGGAAGTTTCCATTTTATTTGGAGAGATTTTACATGAGTTTTCTATCGATTTTTCTATTGATAGCTTTTACTCTAAAACCAGGAATTATTCTACCTATCTCACCCTTAAGGATTTTGACGAACCATGGGAGAAAGCCAAACACAAGATAGGAAGTGTGGAGCCGCAGGGATATACGAGGATTGGTTCAGCTTTACGGCATGCCGGGGCCAGATTGGATGATAGGGATAGTAGAAACAAATGGGTCATTTTGATCTCAGACGGTAAACCGAATGATTATGACAAGTATGAAGGGAAATACGGGATTCAAGATGTGAAACAAGCCCTTAGAGAATTGAATGAAAGAAAAATTAATTCCTATGCCCTGGCAATAGAAGCACAGGCGAAATATTATTTACCTCAAATGTTTGGCCAAAATCACTACCAGATTTTGACCTCCCCTGTGGAACTGATGAAGTCGCTGGTAAAGCTGTATGAGAAGATTAAACACCAATAA
- a CDS encoding CbbQ/NirQ/NorQ/GpvN family protein: MIAIAPYYLETQKESEVFQHAFKNKLPLLIKGPTGTGKSRFVAYMAHELDKALITISCHEETSSTDLIGRFIIKGAETVWQDGPLTTAVKEGALLYLDEVAEARPDVIVAIHSLTDHRRELFIDKLGLTIKAHEDFMLVASFNPGYQKGFKELKPSTRQRFLAISFEYPDAKKEIEILMNESGINKDDAKKLVAIGQKIRNLTELGLAETVSTRLLVDAAKLIESGLPKRLSVNVAVVQPLSDDADTIQALNDLAGLMI; this comes from the coding sequence ATGATTGCCATAGCACCTTATTACCTTGAAACACAAAAGGAGTCGGAAGTTTTTCAGCACGCTTTTAAAAATAAATTGCCCTTATTAATCAAAGGTCCTACAGGTACAGGAAAGTCAAGATTTGTAGCCTATATGGCACATGAACTTGACAAAGCCTTGATTACCATTAGCTGCCATGAGGAGACTTCTTCAACGGATCTTATTGGGCGCTTTATCATTAAAGGAGCTGAGACGGTCTGGCAGGATGGGCCGCTAACCACCGCAGTAAAAGAGGGAGCTTTGCTTTACCTTGATGAGGTGGCTGAGGCTCGGCCTGATGTCATCGTTGCCATTCATTCCCTTACTGACCATAGACGAGAATTGTTTATAGACAAACTAGGGCTAACCATTAAAGCCCACGAGGATTTTATGTTGGTGGCCTCCTTTAACCCCGGTTATCAGAAAGGATTCAAAGAATTGAAGCCTTCCACTCGGCAGCGCTTTTTAGCCATTTCTTTTGAATATCCTGATGCCAAAAAGGAAATTGAAATCCTTATGAATGAAAGTGGTATCAATAAGGATGATGCCAAAAAACTTGTAGCCATAGGGCAGAAAATCCGAAACCTCACGGAATTGGGATTGGCAGAAACAGTTTCTACCCGGCTTTTGGTGGATGCCGCCAAACTGATAGAAAGTGGACTTCCCAAGAGGCTGTCTGTAAATGTAGCTGTTGTGCAGCCTTTGAGTGATGATGCCGATACGATTCAAGCCTTAAATGATCTGGCAGGCTTGATGATTTAA
- a CDS encoding cbb3-type cytochrome c oxidase subunit I: MKYKSQKVAYWFFALCMLLFSLQIVYGFIMGFARIGMDGLHDWIPFNTARAVHTNLLVVWLLTGFMGAAYYIIPEEAQRELVSVKWAYIQLISLAVVGVLAITGYHFNIWEGRKFLEIPRELDYLVVANVLLFLGIILATLFKGKRQTTTAMVLTMGLVFAALLYLPGMIWFDSQVTDSFFRWWVVHLWVEGVWELIMGGILAFLLIKLTGVDREVIEKWLYVIVGLTFLSGVLGTGHHYYYIGVNKIWLIVGGVFSALEPLAFLAMALFAVYMYRKGEKNHPNKIALFWTIGAAIVSFIGAGLLGFAHTLPQTNLYTHGTLVTAMHGHYAFWGAYAMIVLAIISYVMPNITGRKRHDNTNGHLAFWLSNIGMLGMVVAMGVAGVVQVYLERRLGMDFMVAQEEVKIHFVVMLINATLFASGISLYIYEFIKYGRPTDEALEEALDEEQVLVK; encoded by the coding sequence ATGAAATATAAATCACAAAAAGTAGCCTATTGGTTTTTTGCCCTTTGTATGCTGCTCTTTTCCTTGCAAATAGTGTATGGTTTTATCATGGGATTTGCCAGGATAGGTATGGATGGCCTTCATGATTGGATACCTTTCAATACTGCTCGAGCAGTGCACACAAATTTGTTGGTAGTTTGGTTATTAACAGGCTTTATGGGAGCAGCTTATTATATTATTCCAGAGGAAGCTCAGCGGGAGTTGGTAAGTGTGAAATGGGCCTATATTCAATTGATATCTCTTGCCGTGGTAGGGGTTTTAGCCATCACTGGTTACCATTTTAATATTTGGGAAGGTCGTAAATTTCTGGAAATTCCAAGAGAACTTGACTACTTGGTCGTGGCCAATGTGCTCCTGTTTCTTGGGATAATTTTAGCGACCCTTTTTAAAGGGAAGCGACAAACTACTACTGCCATGGTTTTGACTATGGGTTTGGTCTTTGCAGCTCTATTGTACCTACCCGGTATGATTTGGTTTGATAGTCAGGTGACAGATTCTTTTTTCCGTTGGTGGGTTGTGCATCTATGGGTAGAAGGTGTTTGGGAATTGATTATGGGTGGTATTTTAGCTTTCCTGCTTATCAAGCTCACCGGAGTGGATAGAGAAGTAATTGAGAAGTGGTTGTATGTAATTGTTGGACTTACTTTTCTCTCAGGTGTATTAGGAACAGGTCACCATTATTATTACATAGGAGTAAACAAAATCTGGTTGATAGTAGGAGGGGTTTTCTCTGCACTTGAGCCTTTGGCCTTCCTAGCAATGGCACTGTTTGCGGTGTACATGTACAGAAAAGGTGAAAAAAATCACCCCAATAAAATCGCTTTGTTTTGGACCATTGGTGCTGCCATTGTCTCCTTTATAGGCGCGGGGCTATTGGGTTTTGCCCATACACTTCCTCAGACCAATTTGTATACACATGGAACGCTAGTGACTGCCATGCACGGACATTACGCCTTTTGGGGTGCTTATGCAATGATTGTTCTAGCAATTATCAGCTATGTCATGCCCAATATCACAGGTAGAAAACGTCATGACAATACGAATGGCCACCTGGCATTTTGGCTTTCCAATATAGGTATGCTGGGTATGGTGGTAGCCATGGGAGTAGCAGGAGTGGTTCAGGTTTATCTTGAAAGACGTTTGGGAATGGATTTTATGGTGGCACAAGAGGAAGTGAAAATACATTTTGTCGTGATGCTTATCAACGCAACGCTTTTCGCTTCAGGCATTAGCCTCTACATTTATGAATTTATTAAATACGGTAGACCTACAGATGAGGCCCTGGAAGAAGCACTTGACGAAGAGCAGGTGCTGGTGAAATAA
- a CDS encoding c-type cytochrome, with the protein MLSKSQARAFFLGGTMVTFLIFIGLTIYSLAPGNDQTNHELITDQVIKGKHLWETNNCMGCHSILGEGGYYAPELTKVVERRGAPLIKAILQSPVPWAPNGRKMVAYEMTDEEAEAMVAYFNWIGGIDLNGFDRIVSPLAKDKK; encoded by the coding sequence ATGCTCTCAAAATCACAAGCACGGGCATTTTTCCTAGGAGGTACAATGGTAACATTTCTAATATTTATTGGATTGACCATTTATTCACTTGCTCCTGGAAATGACCAAACAAATCATGAGTTAATCACCGATCAGGTGATCAAAGGAAAACATTTGTGGGAAACCAACAATTGTATGGGTTGTCATTCTATTTTAGGTGAAGGTGGCTATTATGCACCAGAGTTGACTAAAGTAGTAGAAAGACGCGGTGCTCCTTTGATCAAAGCCATCTTACAATCACCTGTTCCTTGGGCACCCAACGGTCGAAAGATGGTGGCCTATGAGATGACGGACGAAGAAGCCGAAGCCATGGTGGCTTATTTTAATTGGATAGGTGGAATAGATCTTAACGGATTTGATAGGATTGTTTCTCCATTAGCAAAAGACAAAAAATAA